One part of the Rutidosis leptorrhynchoides isolate AG116_Rl617_1_P2 chromosome 1, CSIRO_AGI_Rlap_v1, whole genome shotgun sequence genome encodes these proteins:
- the LOC139863616 gene encoding probable trehalose-phosphate phosphatase F, which yields MDLKPKSGSPVLSDSASINKSRLGIRTNMVPCSQSGPSLSSSILSAPKKKPGKLDDVRLNGWLDAMHSSSPPRKKIVKDFGVELISDDSDILYNSWMSKYPSALSSFDDIINHAKDKKIVIFLDYDGTLSPIVDDPDRAFMSADMQSAVKGVAEYFPTAIISGRSRNKVYELVGLAELYYAGSHGMDIMFPVQDTSSIDHSNCVRSTDKQGKEVNLFQPATEFIPMIEEVFKTLVDVTNDIPGAKVENHKFCTSVHYRNVDEKSWLMVAQRVHDVLNDYPRLRLTHGRKVLEVRPVIDWDKGRAVEFLLESLGFSNSDDVLPIYIGDDRTDEDAFKVLRERNLGYGILVSSIPKESKAFLSLRDTFEVAEFLKSLVKWKGHVDKR from the exons atggaTTTGAAGCCCAAAAGTGGGTCTCCTGTTCTTTCCGATTCTGCTTCTATAAACAAATCAAGATTAGGAATTCGTACGAATATGGTACCTTGTTCACAATCCGGACCTTCATTATCCTCGAGTATTTTATCAGCTCCAAAAAAGAAACCTGGTAAATTGGATGATGTACGCTTAAACGGTTGGCTTGATGCCATGCATTCATCTTCACCTCCTCGTAAGAAGATAGTTAAAGATTTCGGGGTAGAACTTATATCTGATGATAGTGATATACTGTATAATTCTTGGATG TCGAAGTACCCGTCGGCCCTCAGCTCTTTTGATGATATCATAAATCATGCAAAAGATAAAAAGATAGTGATCTTCTTAGATTACGACGGGACACTATCACCAATTGTAGATGATCCTGATCGCGCTTTTATGTCTGCCGAT ATGCAATCTGCTGTGAAAGGTGTCGCAGAGTATTTTCCAACGGCAATAATTAGTGGAAGAAGCCGTAACAAGGTTTATGAGTTAGTAGGACTAGCGGAATTGTATTATGCAGGTAGTCATGGTATGGATATCATGTTTCCTGTACAGGACACATCGTCTATTGACCATTCGAATTGTGTTAGATCTACTGATAAGCAG GGAAAGGAAGTAAACTTGTTCCAGCCAGCTACAGAGTTTATACCCATGATTGAAGAGGTTTTCAAAACTCTTGTTGATGTTACTAATGATATTCCAGGGGCAAAAGTGGAAAATCACAAATTTTGTACCTCGGTACATTACCGTAATGTAGATGAGAAG AGTTGGCTTATGGTTGCACAACGTGTTCATGATGTCTTAAATGATTATCCTCGTTTGCGGCTAACTCATGGTCGGAAG GTTTTAGAGGTGCGTCCGGTAATTGATTGGGACAAAGGAAGAGCTGTTGAATTCCTTCTTGAATCATTGG GGTTTAGCAACAGTGATGATGTTCTTCCAATTTATATTGGGGATGACAGAACAGATGAAGATGCATTTAAG GTTCTAAGAGAACGAAACCTTGGATATGGAATTTTAGTGTCTTCTATACCGAAAGAAAGCAAAGCCTTTTTGTCACTAAGGGACACTTTTGAG gTTGCTGAGTTTTTGAAGAGCCTGGTGAAATGGAAGGGACATGTTGATAAGAGGTGA